In the genome of Labrus mixtus chromosome 21, fLabMix1.1, whole genome shotgun sequence, one region contains:
- the mfsd1l gene encoding major facilitator superfamily domain-containing protein 1 has product MTQPAEKAYYRFVVLFFNCLLTFGSYFCFDIPSVLQDQFQGNLTCPNSTVINGTVDCVEGLGMSPQQYNLLYAIYAWTNAVVVVLAGFLIDKLGNRFGVFLFSFLCVLGSSLFALGSHFKGTPYLLPLMLTGRLLFGSGNGSLTIVQNRITAFWFKGKELALAFGVTLAFSRLGSVLNFFFTQKFEEKYGMQWTLWGGAILCVLGFASAILVSTMDKIGMKQLGLDGAIQEESRKVRIQDVKLLSLRYWLLVLTIMFFYNGIFPFIADASKFIQDKYSGYSQKEAAYIAGAVYDSSLILSASVGILIDFVGLRGIFALACAVLTLPVFGLLAFTFVPPLVSTIWLGITYSFAAASMWPSIPLVVPQATLGTAMGMATSIQMIGIGVSNLVVGQILGTKSSETKIPLWRWQRMMIFMLANTVSCIVTSVLLNVVDRRQGGTLNKTTKRSEAAERDSDREPLNQAEEEEEEEDEEEEEAVRSHSINS; this is encoded by the exons ATGACGCAGCCGGCAGAGAAAG CGTATTATCGCTTTGTGGTGCTGTTCTTCAACTGTCTGCTGACATTCGGCTCCTACTTCTGCTTTGACATCCCCAGTGTTTTGCAGGATCAGTTCCAAGGG AACCTGACATGTCCCAATTCCACCGTGATCAATGGGACAGTGGACTGTGTGGAGGGACTGGGGATGAGTCCTCAGCAGTATAATCTGCTTTATGCAATATATGCTTGGAc GAATGCAGTCGTGGTTGTCCTTGCTGGTTTCCTGATTGACAAATTAGGAAATCGCT TCGGAGTgtttctcttctccttcctgtGTGTTCTGGGCTCGTCGCTGTTTGCACTGGGCTCTCACTTTAAAGGAACTCCCTACCTGCTGCCGCTCATGCTCACAGGCCGATTACTGTTTGGATCGGGCAACGGATCTTTGACCA ttgtTCAGAACCGCATCACAGCCTTCTGGTTCAAAGGGAAGGAGCTGGCCTTGGCTTTCGGTGTGACCCTGGCATTCTCTCGTCTGGGGTCGGTCCTGAACTTCTTCTTCACCCAGAAGTTTGAGGAAAAATATGGCATGCAGTGGACCCTCTGGGGTG GTGCTATATTATGTGTGCTTGGCTTCGCATCCGCCATTCTCGTCAGCACGATGGACAAGATCGGAATGAAACAGCTCGGTCTTGATGGAGCCATTCAAGAGGAGTCCCGCAAAGTG aGAATTCAGGATGTGAAGCTCCTCTCGCTGAGATACTGGCTGCTGGTTCTCACCATCATGTTCTTCTACAATGGCATCTTCCCGTTCATCGCAGATGCTAG TAAGTTCATTCAGGATAAGTACAGTGGCTACAGTCAGAAGGAGGCGGCGTACATTGCCGGGGCGGTTTACGACAGCTCACTGATCCTCTCGGCCAGCGTGGGCATTCTCATA GATTTTGTGGGTCTGAGGGGCATATTTGCTCTGGCCTGTGCCGTCCTCACGCTGCCCGTGTTCGGGCTCCTCGCCTTCACATTTGTACCGCCTCTCGTCTCCACCATATGGCTCGGAATCACCTACTCTTTCGCAGCA GCGAGCATGTGGCCGTCCATCCCCCTCGTGGTTCCTCAGGCGACTCTGGGGACGGCCATGGGTATGGCCACCTCCATACAGATGATTGGGATCGGGGTGTCAAATCTGGTGGTCGGGCAGATTTTGGGTACCAAGTCCAG TGAAACCAAGATTCCATTGTGGCGTTGGCAGAGGATGATGATCTTTATGTTAGCCAACACGGTCAGCTGCATCGTCACCTCAGTGCTGCTTAATGTTGTCGACCGCAGACAG GGCGGGACCCTGAACAAGACGACCAAGAGgtcagaggcagcagagagagactCGGACAGAGAGCCGCTCAaccaggcagaggaggaggaggaggaggaagacgaggaggaagaggaggcggtCAGATCTCATTCTATCAACTCCTGA
- the LOC132955472 gene encoding probable crossover junction endonuclease EME2 — MSVLRRAKTWEISESEESDTETKTELNQEESSQAATVSSKVSIKNQTSDHSCKITQLPADNTSESVKSSSLSPPRTDLLKPSPARKRRTKGEVEAERERARERREEREKQRTARAREKEEKRQQQQRRREAAENLKSLRPENCLKCLTVCIDPALLQQDGSDFLLDTLVTFEWRFNIESKQLPHSITWTRDLPQRGDGREGFLEEEQVTLVLNMTEFMDMVISLKKLQMLDSEEEETGTGSILSLLLECLNRDAKKVVTLLVTDYRTNACDVRLLDETFQSKFGMENVDVEEVLVYLQLYKNISVVFLDGWQEVTDHVCAVTKALSKRPFKLLSERAELPFCVDGSWASGVRVERDGSGLTQVWCKQIQQLNRVSPAVASAVTAAYPSPPLLLQAYQSLESEEDRKGLLAGVLANSGGKERRVGPDISARVYRCITTTNPQLVLD, encoded by the exons ATGTCTGTTCTGCGCAGAGCTAAAACATGGGAAATATCTGAATCTGAGGAAAGCGACACTGAAACGAAAACCGAGTTAAACCAGGAGGAAAGCAGTCAGGCAGCAACAGTCAGCAGCAAAGTGTCCATAAAGAATCAGACTTCAGACCATTCCTGCAAAATCACCCAACTACCTGCAGACAACACAAGTGAGTCAGTTAAAAGTTCTTCACTGTCTCCACCGCGAACAGATTTACTAAAACCGAGTCCTGCAAGAAAACGTCGCACCAAGGGGGAGGTagaggcggagagagagagagcccgggagcggagggaggagagggagaagcagAGAACAGCCAGAGccagggagaaggaggagaagagacagcagcagcagaggaggagagaggcggCAGAGAACCTAAAGAGTCTGCGGCCGGAGAACTGCCTGAAGTGTTTGACTGTCTGCATAGATCCAG CTCTTCTGCAGCAGGATGGCTCAGACTTCTTGCTCGACACCCTGGTTACATTTGAATGGAGGTTCAACATTGAGAGCAAACAGCTTCCACACAGCATCACCTGGACGAGGGACTTACCCCAG AGAGGAGATGGCAGAGAAGGCTTTTtagaggaggagcaggtgaCTCTGGTGCTGAATATGACTGAGTTTATGGACATGGTGATCTCCTTGAAGAAA CTCCAGATGCTTGatagtgaagaggaggagacgggtACAGGGTCCATCCTCAGTCTTCTTTTGGAGTGTCTCAACCGTGATGCTAAGAAGGTGGTCACTCTCTTAGTGACAGACTACAG GACAAATGCTTGTGATGTGCGTTTATTAGACGAGACCTTCCAATCCAAATTTGGGATGGAGAATGTGGACGTAGAGGAG GTTCTTGTTTACCTACAGCTCTACAAAAATATCTCAGTGGTGTTCCTGGATGGCTGGCAGGAGGTCACTGACCATGTATGTGCTGTCACCAAGGCCTTATCCAAACGCCCTTTCAA ACTGCTGAGCGAGCGAGCAGAGCTGCCCTTCTGTGTGGACGGTTCCTGGGCCAGCGGGGTGCGGGTAGAGAGAGACGGCTCGGGGCTGACGCAGGTGTGGTGCAAACAGATCCAACAGCTTAACAGAGTTAGTCCTGCTGTGGCTTCAGCCGTGACAGCAGCATATCCGTCACCGCCGCTGCTTCTGCAG GCATACCAGAGTTTGGAGTCGGAGGAGGACAGAAAAGGACTGCTGGCCGGTGTGTTAGCGAACAGTGGAGGTAAAGAGAGACGTGTAGGACCGGACATTTCTGCCAGAGTTTACCGCTGCATCACAACCACCAACCCTCAGCTGGTCCTGGACTAA
- the LOC132955470 gene encoding SPRY domain-containing SOCS box protein 3-like isoform X2, which produces MLRRGRNGRARHVALTETRHETDAMAMIQTSHREEWEGRTTTQISDPQESEVDYLSSSQMESEAVALPSTEPVIGESFCQCERQEEFSPGFGVTSDCLCGEEDQGFDWVWDEHFKSSGAFLNCDSRKVTFHSDYSCGTAAIRGTKELADGQHFWEVKMTSPVYGTDMMVGIGTSEVNLEKFKYSFGSLLGHDEDSWGLSYTGHFQHKGDKVKFSTRFGQGSIIGVHLDTWHGTLTFYKNRYCIGVAATRLQNKKFFPMVCSTAAKSSMKVIRACYTPTSLQYLCCAQLRQVLPSCPDVLNTVELPPGLRTLLHTQLGWVFTLSSSSPEPDLPEHPDLNEVFTEEISRPSSPVPSPVSTLSACASPSPCNSPLPDSVPYPCPCQTSLQTQPCTCHCPPTPPSSDYDSCCSEPEDYQCKRCRWT; this is translated from the exons ATGCTGAGGAGAGGCAGGAACGGGCGAGCTCGACACGTGGCCTTGACTGAAACACGGCACGAGACAGATGCCATGGCAATGATCCAGACATCGCACAGGGAGGAGTGGGAGGGCCGGACGACTACACAG ATCAGCGACCCGCAGGAGTCTGAGGTGGATTATCTGTCCAGTTCTCAGATGGAGTCTGAGGCGGTGGCCCTGCCCAGCACGGAGCCAGTGATAGGGGAGTCCTTCTGCCAGTGTGAGCGACAGGAAGAGTTCAGCCCGGGCTTTGGTGTCACCAGTGACTGCCTCTGTGGGGAGGAGGATCAGG GTTTTGATTGGGTGTGGGATGAGCACTTTAAGTCTTCTGGAGCCTTCCTCAACTGTGACAGTAGGAAGGTGACCTTTCACTCCGACTACAGCTGCGGCACAGCGGCCATCCGTGGCACCAAGGAGCTCGCAGACGGCCAACACTTCTGGGAAGTGAAGATGACATCTCCTGTCTACGGAACTGACATG ATGGTGGGGATAGGGACCTCAGAGGTGAACTTGGAGAAGTTCAAGTACAGCTTTGGCAGCCTGCTGGGCCACGATGAGGACAGCTGGGGGCTCTCATACACAG gtcacTTCCAGCACAAAGGGGACAAAGTGAAGTTCTCCACTCGGTTTGGTCAGGGCTCCATCATCGGAGTTCACCTAGACACCTGGCACGGCACCCTAACCTTTTACAAGAACCGATACTGCATAg GTGTCGCTGCCACGCGCCTGCAGAACAAGAAGTTCTTCCCCATGGTTTGCTCCACAGCAGCTAAGAGCAGTATGAAGGTGATCCGTGCCTGCTACACACCCACCTCCCTGCAGTACCTCTGCTGTGCCCAGCTCCGCCAAGTGCTGCCCTCCTGCCCAGACGTACTGAATACTGTGGAGCTCCCCCCCGGCCTGCGGAccctcctccacacacagctCGGCTGGGTCTTCaccctcagcagcagcagcccggAGCCTGACTTACCAGAACACCCGGACTTGAATGAGGTCTTCACGGAGGAGATTAGTCGGCCTTCCAGCCCCGTCCCAAGTCCAGTTTCCACCCTGAGTGCCTGCGCCTCCCCAAGCCCCTGCAACAGTCCACTTCCTGACTCTGTCCCCTACCCGTGCCCATGTCAGACGTCACTGCAGACTCAACCCTGCACATGCCACTGCCCTCCCACTCCCCCCAGCAGTGACTacgacagctgctgctctgagcCAGAGGATTACCAGTGCAAAAGATGCCGCTGGACATga
- the LOC132955470 gene encoding SPRY domain-containing SOCS box protein 3-like isoform X1: MFTSSLSEVGQSANSPVTRADTEAQQRPMSHCKTVYRKTTVRAAMLRRGRNGRARHVALTETRHETDAMAMIQTSHREEWEGRTTTQISDPQESEVDYLSSSQMESEAVALPSTEPVIGESFCQCERQEEFSPGFGVTSDCLCGEEDQGFDWVWDEHFKSSGAFLNCDSRKVTFHSDYSCGTAAIRGTKELADGQHFWEVKMTSPVYGTDMMVGIGTSEVNLEKFKYSFGSLLGHDEDSWGLSYTGHFQHKGDKVKFSTRFGQGSIIGVHLDTWHGTLTFYKNRYCIGVAATRLQNKKFFPMVCSTAAKSSMKVIRACYTPTSLQYLCCAQLRQVLPSCPDVLNTVELPPGLRTLLHTQLGWVFTLSSSSPEPDLPEHPDLNEVFTEEISRPSSPVPSPVSTLSACASPSPCNSPLPDSVPYPCPCQTSLQTQPCTCHCPPTPPSSDYDSCCSEPEDYQCKRCRWT; encoded by the exons ATGTTTACGTCTAGCCTGTCAGAAGTGGGACAGAGTGCAAACTCACCTGTCACACGGGCGGATACAGAGGCACAGCAGCGTCCAATGAGCCACTGCAAGACTGTGTATAGAAAGACTACTGTAAG AGCTGCCATGCTGAGGAGAGGCAGGAACGGGCGAGCTCGACACGTGGCCTTGACTGAAACACGGCACGAGACAGATGCCATGGCAATGATCCAGACATCGCACAGGGAGGAGTGGGAGGGCCGGACGACTACACAG ATCAGCGACCCGCAGGAGTCTGAGGTGGATTATCTGTCCAGTTCTCAGATGGAGTCTGAGGCGGTGGCCCTGCCCAGCACGGAGCCAGTGATAGGGGAGTCCTTCTGCCAGTGTGAGCGACAGGAAGAGTTCAGCCCGGGCTTTGGTGTCACCAGTGACTGCCTCTGTGGGGAGGAGGATCAGG GTTTTGATTGGGTGTGGGATGAGCACTTTAAGTCTTCTGGAGCCTTCCTCAACTGTGACAGTAGGAAGGTGACCTTTCACTCCGACTACAGCTGCGGCACAGCGGCCATCCGTGGCACCAAGGAGCTCGCAGACGGCCAACACTTCTGGGAAGTGAAGATGACATCTCCTGTCTACGGAACTGACATG ATGGTGGGGATAGGGACCTCAGAGGTGAACTTGGAGAAGTTCAAGTACAGCTTTGGCAGCCTGCTGGGCCACGATGAGGACAGCTGGGGGCTCTCATACACAG gtcacTTCCAGCACAAAGGGGACAAAGTGAAGTTCTCCACTCGGTTTGGTCAGGGCTCCATCATCGGAGTTCACCTAGACACCTGGCACGGCACCCTAACCTTTTACAAGAACCGATACTGCATAg GTGTCGCTGCCACGCGCCTGCAGAACAAGAAGTTCTTCCCCATGGTTTGCTCCACAGCAGCTAAGAGCAGTATGAAGGTGATCCGTGCCTGCTACACACCCACCTCCCTGCAGTACCTCTGCTGTGCCCAGCTCCGCCAAGTGCTGCCCTCCTGCCCAGACGTACTGAATACTGTGGAGCTCCCCCCCGGCCTGCGGAccctcctccacacacagctCGGCTGGGTCTTCaccctcagcagcagcagcccggAGCCTGACTTACCAGAACACCCGGACTTGAATGAGGTCTTCACGGAGGAGATTAGTCGGCCTTCCAGCCCCGTCCCAAGTCCAGTTTCCACCCTGAGTGCCTGCGCCTCCCCAAGCCCCTGCAACAGTCCACTTCCTGACTCTGTCCCCTACCCGTGCCCATGTCAGACGTCACTGCAGACTCAACCCTGCACATGCCACTGCCCTCCCACTCCCCCCAGCAGTGACTacgacagctgctgctctgagcCAGAGGATTACCAGTGCAAAAGATGCCGCTGGACATga